ATCAGTTAGCTGCTGGGGGGATAGACCGAATTAAAGCTCCTAGTACTCAAGGAGATCATGGTGGACATTTAATCGGTACGCAATTTAATGGATCTCCACTTATCGATAATATAGTTTCAATGAATGGTAATGTTAATGTAGGTGCTTATAAAAAATTGGAATCTGCTTGGGCAAAAGCATTAAGAGATAAGCGGGAAGTTATAGTTGATATTAAACCCGTATATGAAGGAGATTCTATAAGGCCTGTTAGCTTTAACATAAAATATAGAATTGATGGAGAAAAATTTAATGCTAGATTAAAAAATGTATATGGAGGAAAGTAAATGAATACAGAGAACTTGCAAGAAATTTATCAAAAAGTAGCTGTGCAGTTAAATAATACTATTCCAGAGCCATGGGAAAAAGTGATGGTATATTCAGAAGTTGATGAATATAGTGATTCGACAGTATTTTTTTACTATCCAAAAAATAAGCAGGAACTGATATACAGTTTAGATATTGAAGATATGGAAGGGATTGATGAAGATGAGATTGATCATCAATTAAATCTACTTGGCAGTATCTTTAGAGAATTATGGGAAGAATTCAAAAGAAATAAGCAGGAACCTTGGACTAATTTAACATTTGAGTTATATTCTACTGGTAAGTTCGATGTTGAATTTGATTATACTTTATTAGAGGAAGAAAATAATTATAATCATTATGAGAGATTAATTATATGGAAGTATAAAAAGTTAGGAATTTCCCCTGATGCAAAGAGAGAAAGTGATGTGAAACTAATTAGAGAATATATTAGTACACAAAAATAATCTCTTTTAGAGTTATTGAGGAACATATGACAGATTCCTTGTCCCTGCAACATTACCGAGTTGGTTCCTATGTTGCAATACTTCGAAATAAAGAAGCATTCATTATTCCAATAATGAATGCTCCTTTTATTTATGAGGTGGAATCACCAGAACCGTCCCGGCGATTCCGCGAGCTTATCAAGAACAAATCCAGGATCTCCTAACCTTATTCGAATCCTATGTAACTGATACAAATGCCTACATCACGCCATTAGCAAGACAAGCGATGATGCAAGTGGATCGAAATGATATCTGGTTTAATCTGCAACAAATCGAACGTGGGATATCTGGGAATGTCGGAAAAGCATCGCGCGTCGCCAGCCGAGTCCCTTATAACACCTTCTCGCTCTTCGACGAACCAACCGAAAGTGAAATCGAAAAAAGCCGAAGCAATGAAGCCAACTTGAATCAAATTCGGCGTGAAATCAATCGGTCAGAAAGCGTCCTCCAACAAAAAATGGACGACCTTTGGGGCATTTACAATACGAAGGTAAAGCCGTTTGAGAATACGGATGACGACTATTACGGAAAAGCTCAGAACTTAAAAATGTCCTACACGGGTCTTTTTGAAGGCGTTT
The sequence above is drawn from the Pseudalkalibacillus hwajinpoensis genome and encodes:
- a CDS encoding immunity protein YezG family protein, producing the protein MNTENLQEIYQKVAVQLNNTIPEPWEKVMVYSEVDEYSDSTVFFYYPKNKQELIYSLDIEDMEGIDEDEIDHQLNLLGSIFRELWEEFKRNKQEPWTNLTFELYSTGKFDVEFDYTLLEEENNYNHYERLIIWKYKKLGISPDAKRESDVKLIREYISTQK